One window of the Maylandia zebra isolate NMK-2024a linkage group LG19, Mzebra_GT3a, whole genome shotgun sequence genome contains the following:
- the fermt2 gene encoding fermitin family homolog 2 isoform X3, with protein sequence MALDGIRMPDGCYADGTWELKIHVTDLYRDVSLRVTGEIHIGGVMLKLVEKLDVKRDWSDHALWWEKKKTWLLKTHWTLDKYGIQADARLLFTPQHKLLRLQLPNMKHMKVKVNFSDRVFKAVSDICKTFNIRHPEELSLLRKPRDPKKKKKKLEETEEDDLELEGPMLTPGSGSIYSSPGLYSKTMTPTYDSRDGSPLSPTSAWFGDSPLSEGNPSILAVSQPISSPDILVKLYKPQSLLDKAKINQGWLDSSRSLMEQDVKENEVLLLRFKYHSFFDLNPKYDAIRVNQLYEQAKWAILLEEIECTEEEMMMFAALQYHINKLSIMSSDNHMNNSEKEVDEVDAALSDLEITLEGGKTSNTLGDITSIPELADYVKVFKPKKLTLKGYKQYWCTFKDITISCYKSKEEAHGTPSHQMNLRGCEVTPDVNISGQKFNIKLLIPVADGMNEIWLRCDTEKQYAHWMAACRLASKGKTMADSSYNLEVQNILSFLKMQHMNPDLPIEPVATDINPECLVSPRYLKKYKNKQPGYIRDLISARILEAHQNVAQMSLIEAKMRFIQAWQSLPEFGITHFLAKFQGGKREELIGITYNRLIRMDASTGDAIKTWRFSNMKQWNVNWEIKMVTVEFADEPSLSFICAEVDCKVVHEFIGGYIFLSTRAKDQNESLDEEMFYKLTSGWV encoded by the exons ATGGCGCTGGATGGGATCCGGATGCCCGATGGCTGCTATGCCGACGGGACGTGGGAGTTGAAGATTCATGTCACCGACCTCTACAGGGACGTGTCGCTGAGGGTCACTGGGGAAATCCACATCGGTGGAGTCATGCTCAAACTGGTGGAGAAGTTAG ATGTAAAGAGGGACTGGTCGGACCATGCTCTCTGgtgggagaagaagaagacatgGCTGTTAAAAACCCACTGGACGTTGGATAAGTACGGCATCCAAGCTGACGCCAGGCTGCTCTTTACGCCGCAGCACAAACTGCTACGGCTCCAGCTCCCCAACATGAAGCACATGAAAGTCAAGGTCAACTTCTCTGACCGGGTCTTCAAGGCCGTGTCGGACATCTGCAAAACTTTCA ATATCCGCCACCCAGAGGAGTTATCTCTACTGCGCAAGCCCCGTGAtcccaaaaagaagaagaaaaagttgGAGGAGACAGAAGAAGATGATCTGGAACTGGAGGGTCCGATGTTAACACCTGGATCAG GGAGCATCTACTCTAGTCCAGGCTTATACAGTAAGACCATGACCCCCACCTATGACTCAAGGGACGGCAGCCCTTTGTCACCAACTTCCGCCTGGTTCGGAGACAGTCCCCTGTCAGAGGGCAATCCCAGCATCCTTGCTGTGAGCCAGCCAATCTCCTCACCAGACATTCTGGTCAAACTGTACAAGCCCCAGTCCCTGCTGGACAAAGCCAAAATCAATCAGGG GTGGCTGGACTCGTCCAGGTCTCTCATGGAGCAGGATGTAAAGGAGAATGAGGTGCTGCTGCTGAGGTTTAAATATCACAGCTTCTTTGACCTCAATCCAAAG TATGATGCCATTCGAGTGAACCAGCTCTATGAACAGGCCAAGTGGGCCATTCTCCTGGAGGAAATTGAATGCACAGAGGAGgaaatgatgatgtttgctgccCTCCAG TACCACATCAACAAGCTGTCAATCATGTCATCAGACAACCACATGAATAATAGTGAGAAGGAGGTGGATGAAGTGGATGCAGCCCTGTCAGATCTGGAGATTaccttggagggagggaagactTCCAACACACTG GGTGACATCACATCTATTCCTGAGCTAGCAGACTATGTTAAAGTCTTCAA aCCCAAGAAACTGACGTTGAAGGGCTACAAGCAGTACTGGTGCACATTCAAGGATATCACAATTTCCTGTTACAAGAGTAAAGAGGAGGCACATGGGACACCTTCCCATCAAATGAATCTTAGAG GCTGTGAGGTAACGCCAGATGTTAACATCTCTGGTCAGAAATTCAACATCAAGTTGCTAATCCCTGTGGCTGATGGCATGAATGAGATCTGGCTTCGGTGTGACACG GAGAAACAGTACGCCCACTGGATGGCTGCATGCCGCTTGGCCTCCAAGGGGAAGACCATGGCGGATAGCTCATACAACCTGGAGGTCCAGAACATTCTGTCCTTCCTTAAGATGCAGCACATGAACCCTGACCTACCCATTGAACCAGTTGCTACTGATATCAACCCAGAATGCCTGGTGTCTCCGCGCTACCTGAAGAAGTACAAGAACAAACAG CCAGGCTATATCAGGGACTTG ATTTCAGCCCGGATTCTTGAAGCCCACCAGAATGTGGCCCAAATGAGTCTCATTGAGGCCAAGATGCGCTTTATCCAGGCATGGCAGTCCCTTCCTGAGTTTGGGATCACTCATTTCCTTGCAAA GTTCCAGGGTGGAAAGCGGGAGGAGCTGATCGGTATCACTTATAATCGTTTGATCCGGATGGACGCCAGCACCGGAGATGCCATCAAGACATGGCGCTTTAGTAACATGAAACAGTGGAACGTCAACTGGGAGATCAAGATG GTGACTGTGGAATTTGCAGACGAGCCCAGTCTTTCATTCATCTGCGCCGAAGTGGACTGTAAGGTGGTCCACGAGTTCATTGGTGGCTACATCTTCCTGTCCACGCGTGCCAAGGACCAGAATGAGTCTCTAGATGAGGAAATGTTCTATAAGCTGACAAGCGGCTGGGTCTGA
- the fermt2 gene encoding fermitin family homolog 2 isoform X4, with translation MALDGIRMPDGCYADGTWELKIHVTDLYRDVSLRVTGEIHIGGVMLKLVEKLDVKRDWSDHALWWEKKKTWLLKTHWTLDKYGIQADARLLFTPQHKLLRLQLPNMKHMKVKVNFSDRVFKAVSDICKTFNIRHPEELSLLRKPRDPKKKKKKLEETEEDDLELEGPMLTPGSGSIYSSPGLYSKTMTPTYDSRDGSPLSPTSAWFGDSPLSEGNPSILAVSQPISSPDILVKLYKPQSLLDKAKINQGWLDSSRSLMEQDVKENEVLLLRFKYHSFFDLNPKYDAIRVNQLYEQAKWAILLEEIECTEEEMMMFAALQYHINKLSIMSSDNHMNNSEKEVDEVDAALSDLEITLEGGKTSNTLGDITSIPELADYVKVFKPKKLTLKGYKQYWCTFKDITISCYKSKEEAHGTPSHQMNLRGCEVTPDVNISGQKFNIKLLIPVADGMNEIWLRCDTEKQYAHWMAACRLASKGKTMADSSYNLEVQNILSFLKMQHMNPDLPIEPVATDINPECLVSPRYLKKYKNKQISARILEAHQNVAQMSLIEAKMRFIQAWQSLPEFGITHFLAKFQGGKREELIGITYNRLIRMDASTGDAIKTWRFSNMKQWNVNWEIKMVTVEFADEPSLSFICAEVDCKVVHEFIGGYIFLSTRAKDQNESLDEEMFYKLTSGWV, from the exons ATGGCGCTGGATGGGATCCGGATGCCCGATGGCTGCTATGCCGACGGGACGTGGGAGTTGAAGATTCATGTCACCGACCTCTACAGGGACGTGTCGCTGAGGGTCACTGGGGAAATCCACATCGGTGGAGTCATGCTCAAACTGGTGGAGAAGTTAG ATGTAAAGAGGGACTGGTCGGACCATGCTCTCTGgtgggagaagaagaagacatgGCTGTTAAAAACCCACTGGACGTTGGATAAGTACGGCATCCAAGCTGACGCCAGGCTGCTCTTTACGCCGCAGCACAAACTGCTACGGCTCCAGCTCCCCAACATGAAGCACATGAAAGTCAAGGTCAACTTCTCTGACCGGGTCTTCAAGGCCGTGTCGGACATCTGCAAAACTTTCA ATATCCGCCACCCAGAGGAGTTATCTCTACTGCGCAAGCCCCGTGAtcccaaaaagaagaagaaaaagttgGAGGAGACAGAAGAAGATGATCTGGAACTGGAGGGTCCGATGTTAACACCTGGATCAG GGAGCATCTACTCTAGTCCAGGCTTATACAGTAAGACCATGACCCCCACCTATGACTCAAGGGACGGCAGCCCTTTGTCACCAACTTCCGCCTGGTTCGGAGACAGTCCCCTGTCAGAGGGCAATCCCAGCATCCTTGCTGTGAGCCAGCCAATCTCCTCACCAGACATTCTGGTCAAACTGTACAAGCCCCAGTCCCTGCTGGACAAAGCCAAAATCAATCAGGG GTGGCTGGACTCGTCCAGGTCTCTCATGGAGCAGGATGTAAAGGAGAATGAGGTGCTGCTGCTGAGGTTTAAATATCACAGCTTCTTTGACCTCAATCCAAAG TATGATGCCATTCGAGTGAACCAGCTCTATGAACAGGCCAAGTGGGCCATTCTCCTGGAGGAAATTGAATGCACAGAGGAGgaaatgatgatgtttgctgccCTCCAG TACCACATCAACAAGCTGTCAATCATGTCATCAGACAACCACATGAATAATAGTGAGAAGGAGGTGGATGAAGTGGATGCAGCCCTGTCAGATCTGGAGATTaccttggagggagggaagactTCCAACACACTG GGTGACATCACATCTATTCCTGAGCTAGCAGACTATGTTAAAGTCTTCAA aCCCAAGAAACTGACGTTGAAGGGCTACAAGCAGTACTGGTGCACATTCAAGGATATCACAATTTCCTGTTACAAGAGTAAAGAGGAGGCACATGGGACACCTTCCCATCAAATGAATCTTAGAG GCTGTGAGGTAACGCCAGATGTTAACATCTCTGGTCAGAAATTCAACATCAAGTTGCTAATCCCTGTGGCTGATGGCATGAATGAGATCTGGCTTCGGTGTGACACG GAGAAACAGTACGCCCACTGGATGGCTGCATGCCGCTTGGCCTCCAAGGGGAAGACCATGGCGGATAGCTCATACAACCTGGAGGTCCAGAACATTCTGTCCTTCCTTAAGATGCAGCACATGAACCCTGACCTACCCATTGAACCAGTTGCTACTGATATCAACCCAGAATGCCTGGTGTCTCCGCGCTACCTGAAGAAGTACAAGAACAAACAG ATTTCAGCCCGGATTCTTGAAGCCCACCAGAATGTGGCCCAAATGAGTCTCATTGAGGCCAAGATGCGCTTTATCCAGGCATGGCAGTCCCTTCCTGAGTTTGGGATCACTCATTTCCTTGCAAA GTTCCAGGGTGGAAAGCGGGAGGAGCTGATCGGTATCACTTATAATCGTTTGATCCGGATGGACGCCAGCACCGGAGATGCCATCAAGACATGGCGCTTTAGTAACATGAAACAGTGGAACGTCAACTGGGAGATCAAGATG GTGACTGTGGAATTTGCAGACGAGCCCAGTCTTTCATTCATCTGCGCCGAAGTGGACTGTAAGGTGGTCCACGAGTTCATTGGTGGCTACATCTTCCTGTCCACGCGTGCCAAGGACCAGAATGAGTCTCTAGATGAGGAAATGTTCTATAAGCTGACAAGCGGCTGGGTCTGA
- the fermt2 gene encoding fermitin family homolog 2 isoform X2, with protein sequence MALDGIRMPDGCYADGTWELKIHVTDLYRDVSLRVTGEIHIGGVMLKLVEKLDVKRDWSDHALWWEKKKTWLLKTHWTLDKYGIQADARLLFTPQHKLLRLQLPNMKHMKVKVNFSDRVFKAVSDICKTFNIRHPEELSLLRKPRDPKKKKKKLEETEEDDLELEGPMLTPGSASEIIYIGPVKGSIYSSPGLYSKTMTPTYDSRDGSPLSPTSAWFGDSPLSEGNPSILAVSQPISSPDILVKLYKPQSLLDKAKINQGWLDSSRSLMEQDVKENEVLLLRFKYHSFFDLNPKYDAIRVNQLYEQAKWAILLEEIECTEEEMMMFAALQYHINKLSIMSSDNHMNNSEKEVDEVDAALSDLEITLEGGKTSNTLGDITSIPELADYVKVFKPKKLTLKGYKQYWCTFKDITISCYKSKEEAHGTPSHQMNLRGCEVTPDVNISGQKFNIKLLIPVADGMNEIWLRCDTEKQYAHWMAACRLASKGKTMADSSYNLEVQNILSFLKMQHMNPDLPIEPVATDINPECLVSPRYLKKYKNKQISARILEAHQNVAQMSLIEAKMRFIQAWQSLPEFGITHFLAKFQGGKREELIGITYNRLIRMDASTGDAIKTWRFSNMKQWNVNWEIKMVTVEFADEPSLSFICAEVDCKVVHEFIGGYIFLSTRAKDQNESLDEEMFYKLTSGWV encoded by the exons ATGGCGCTGGATGGGATCCGGATGCCCGATGGCTGCTATGCCGACGGGACGTGGGAGTTGAAGATTCATGTCACCGACCTCTACAGGGACGTGTCGCTGAGGGTCACTGGGGAAATCCACATCGGTGGAGTCATGCTCAAACTGGTGGAGAAGTTAG ATGTAAAGAGGGACTGGTCGGACCATGCTCTCTGgtgggagaagaagaagacatgGCTGTTAAAAACCCACTGGACGTTGGATAAGTACGGCATCCAAGCTGACGCCAGGCTGCTCTTTACGCCGCAGCACAAACTGCTACGGCTCCAGCTCCCCAACATGAAGCACATGAAAGTCAAGGTCAACTTCTCTGACCGGGTCTTCAAGGCCGTGTCGGACATCTGCAAAACTTTCA ATATCCGCCACCCAGAGGAGTTATCTCTACTGCGCAAGCCCCGTGAtcccaaaaagaagaagaaaaagttgGAGGAGACAGAAGAAGATGATCTGGAACTGGAGGGTCCGATGTTAACACCTGGATCAG CCTCTGAGATAATATACATCGGACCTGTGAAAG GGAGCATCTACTCTAGTCCAGGCTTATACAGTAAGACCATGACCCCCACCTATGACTCAAGGGACGGCAGCCCTTTGTCACCAACTTCCGCCTGGTTCGGAGACAGTCCCCTGTCAGAGGGCAATCCCAGCATCCTTGCTGTGAGCCAGCCAATCTCCTCACCAGACATTCTGGTCAAACTGTACAAGCCCCAGTCCCTGCTGGACAAAGCCAAAATCAATCAGGG GTGGCTGGACTCGTCCAGGTCTCTCATGGAGCAGGATGTAAAGGAGAATGAGGTGCTGCTGCTGAGGTTTAAATATCACAGCTTCTTTGACCTCAATCCAAAG TATGATGCCATTCGAGTGAACCAGCTCTATGAACAGGCCAAGTGGGCCATTCTCCTGGAGGAAATTGAATGCACAGAGGAGgaaatgatgatgtttgctgccCTCCAG TACCACATCAACAAGCTGTCAATCATGTCATCAGACAACCACATGAATAATAGTGAGAAGGAGGTGGATGAAGTGGATGCAGCCCTGTCAGATCTGGAGATTaccttggagggagggaagactTCCAACACACTG GGTGACATCACATCTATTCCTGAGCTAGCAGACTATGTTAAAGTCTTCAA aCCCAAGAAACTGACGTTGAAGGGCTACAAGCAGTACTGGTGCACATTCAAGGATATCACAATTTCCTGTTACAAGAGTAAAGAGGAGGCACATGGGACACCTTCCCATCAAATGAATCTTAGAG GCTGTGAGGTAACGCCAGATGTTAACATCTCTGGTCAGAAATTCAACATCAAGTTGCTAATCCCTGTGGCTGATGGCATGAATGAGATCTGGCTTCGGTGTGACACG GAGAAACAGTACGCCCACTGGATGGCTGCATGCCGCTTGGCCTCCAAGGGGAAGACCATGGCGGATAGCTCATACAACCTGGAGGTCCAGAACATTCTGTCCTTCCTTAAGATGCAGCACATGAACCCTGACCTACCCATTGAACCAGTTGCTACTGATATCAACCCAGAATGCCTGGTGTCTCCGCGCTACCTGAAGAAGTACAAGAACAAACAG ATTTCAGCCCGGATTCTTGAAGCCCACCAGAATGTGGCCCAAATGAGTCTCATTGAGGCCAAGATGCGCTTTATCCAGGCATGGCAGTCCCTTCCTGAGTTTGGGATCACTCATTTCCTTGCAAA GTTCCAGGGTGGAAAGCGGGAGGAGCTGATCGGTATCACTTATAATCGTTTGATCCGGATGGACGCCAGCACCGGAGATGCCATCAAGACATGGCGCTTTAGTAACATGAAACAGTGGAACGTCAACTGGGAGATCAAGATG GTGACTGTGGAATTTGCAGACGAGCCCAGTCTTTCATTCATCTGCGCCGAAGTGGACTGTAAGGTGGTCCACGAGTTCATTGGTGGCTACATCTTCCTGTCCACGCGTGCCAAGGACCAGAATGAGTCTCTAGATGAGGAAATGTTCTATAAGCTGACAAGCGGCTGGGTCTGA
- the fermt2 gene encoding fermitin family homolog 2 isoform X1 yields the protein MALDGIRMPDGCYADGTWELKIHVTDLYRDVSLRVTGEIHIGGVMLKLVEKLDVKRDWSDHALWWEKKKTWLLKTHWTLDKYGIQADARLLFTPQHKLLRLQLPNMKHMKVKVNFSDRVFKAVSDICKTFNIRHPEELSLLRKPRDPKKKKKKLEETEEDDLELEGPMLTPGSASEIIYIGPVKGSIYSSPGLYSKTMTPTYDSRDGSPLSPTSAWFGDSPLSEGNPSILAVSQPISSPDILVKLYKPQSLLDKAKINQGWLDSSRSLMEQDVKENEVLLLRFKYHSFFDLNPKYDAIRVNQLYEQAKWAILLEEIECTEEEMMMFAALQYHINKLSIMSSDNHMNNSEKEVDEVDAALSDLEITLEGGKTSNTLGDITSIPELADYVKVFKPKKLTLKGYKQYWCTFKDITISCYKSKEEAHGTPSHQMNLRGCEVTPDVNISGQKFNIKLLIPVADGMNEIWLRCDTEKQYAHWMAACRLASKGKTMADSSYNLEVQNILSFLKMQHMNPDLPIEPVATDINPECLVSPRYLKKYKNKQPGYIRDLISARILEAHQNVAQMSLIEAKMRFIQAWQSLPEFGITHFLAKFQGGKREELIGITYNRLIRMDASTGDAIKTWRFSNMKQWNVNWEIKMVTVEFADEPSLSFICAEVDCKVVHEFIGGYIFLSTRAKDQNESLDEEMFYKLTSGWV from the exons ATGGCGCTGGATGGGATCCGGATGCCCGATGGCTGCTATGCCGACGGGACGTGGGAGTTGAAGATTCATGTCACCGACCTCTACAGGGACGTGTCGCTGAGGGTCACTGGGGAAATCCACATCGGTGGAGTCATGCTCAAACTGGTGGAGAAGTTAG ATGTAAAGAGGGACTGGTCGGACCATGCTCTCTGgtgggagaagaagaagacatgGCTGTTAAAAACCCACTGGACGTTGGATAAGTACGGCATCCAAGCTGACGCCAGGCTGCTCTTTACGCCGCAGCACAAACTGCTACGGCTCCAGCTCCCCAACATGAAGCACATGAAAGTCAAGGTCAACTTCTCTGACCGGGTCTTCAAGGCCGTGTCGGACATCTGCAAAACTTTCA ATATCCGCCACCCAGAGGAGTTATCTCTACTGCGCAAGCCCCGTGAtcccaaaaagaagaagaaaaagttgGAGGAGACAGAAGAAGATGATCTGGAACTGGAGGGTCCGATGTTAACACCTGGATCAG CCTCTGAGATAATATACATCGGACCTGTGAAAG GGAGCATCTACTCTAGTCCAGGCTTATACAGTAAGACCATGACCCCCACCTATGACTCAAGGGACGGCAGCCCTTTGTCACCAACTTCCGCCTGGTTCGGAGACAGTCCCCTGTCAGAGGGCAATCCCAGCATCCTTGCTGTGAGCCAGCCAATCTCCTCACCAGACATTCTGGTCAAACTGTACAAGCCCCAGTCCCTGCTGGACAAAGCCAAAATCAATCAGGG GTGGCTGGACTCGTCCAGGTCTCTCATGGAGCAGGATGTAAAGGAGAATGAGGTGCTGCTGCTGAGGTTTAAATATCACAGCTTCTTTGACCTCAATCCAAAG TATGATGCCATTCGAGTGAACCAGCTCTATGAACAGGCCAAGTGGGCCATTCTCCTGGAGGAAATTGAATGCACAGAGGAGgaaatgatgatgtttgctgccCTCCAG TACCACATCAACAAGCTGTCAATCATGTCATCAGACAACCACATGAATAATAGTGAGAAGGAGGTGGATGAAGTGGATGCAGCCCTGTCAGATCTGGAGATTaccttggagggagggaagactTCCAACACACTG GGTGACATCACATCTATTCCTGAGCTAGCAGACTATGTTAAAGTCTTCAA aCCCAAGAAACTGACGTTGAAGGGCTACAAGCAGTACTGGTGCACATTCAAGGATATCACAATTTCCTGTTACAAGAGTAAAGAGGAGGCACATGGGACACCTTCCCATCAAATGAATCTTAGAG GCTGTGAGGTAACGCCAGATGTTAACATCTCTGGTCAGAAATTCAACATCAAGTTGCTAATCCCTGTGGCTGATGGCATGAATGAGATCTGGCTTCGGTGTGACACG GAGAAACAGTACGCCCACTGGATGGCTGCATGCCGCTTGGCCTCCAAGGGGAAGACCATGGCGGATAGCTCATACAACCTGGAGGTCCAGAACATTCTGTCCTTCCTTAAGATGCAGCACATGAACCCTGACCTACCCATTGAACCAGTTGCTACTGATATCAACCCAGAATGCCTGGTGTCTCCGCGCTACCTGAAGAAGTACAAGAACAAACAG CCAGGCTATATCAGGGACTTG ATTTCAGCCCGGATTCTTGAAGCCCACCAGAATGTGGCCCAAATGAGTCTCATTGAGGCCAAGATGCGCTTTATCCAGGCATGGCAGTCCCTTCCTGAGTTTGGGATCACTCATTTCCTTGCAAA GTTCCAGGGTGGAAAGCGGGAGGAGCTGATCGGTATCACTTATAATCGTTTGATCCGGATGGACGCCAGCACCGGAGATGCCATCAAGACATGGCGCTTTAGTAACATGAAACAGTGGAACGTCAACTGGGAGATCAAGATG GTGACTGTGGAATTTGCAGACGAGCCCAGTCTTTCATTCATCTGCGCCGAAGTGGACTGTAAGGTGGTCCACGAGTTCATTGGTGGCTACATCTTCCTGTCCACGCGTGCCAAGGACCAGAATGAGTCTCTAGATGAGGAAATGTTCTATAAGCTGACAAGCGGCTGGGTCTGA